The genomic DNA TTGTTACTACTTTATCACTTCCTCAAAAGATCTGATCTAGTTTGGGTTTACATGACGAGTTTATGCATCTGTTCAGATATGACATGCTGAGGAAGTAGATGCTTTGCGTTTGCAGTCGCAGGCTCTTAAGGTGCTCGGGTGCTCATCAAAGTAAATGGGGGAGGCAATGGTTTGACCTGTGTTGTCGATACTTTGAGAGGGGCAGGAGGGTCTCGAACTGGACATACATTTTCAGTTGTGGATCTATATGTTCTTTGtaaatttgttaatattatgtTAAATCGGATGTTCCCGACAGGATCCGTATCTACTGTTCTGGAAAGATACATGGCGGTTCAGATATTTGATGATAATTTGACCGggtgaaataattttaaaccaAATGATAACTATTATCGGAAAAGCAAGTGTTATGTGATGCTTTCTATGAGTCAGGGACCAACTGATTCAGTGATGGACGAGTGATGGCTCGGTTACGTTTGGATTCGAAGATTAAACATTGATGCAGAACTAAAATCTTCCCATACTTCGTCTCTTCATCACCATTAATGCTTTGTATGATCCTGTTTGATTTTTTCGAGTGGAAACATTAGCAGAACTTCTGAGTCTACAATGCATAATAATCTTCGGAATGCTCGCAAACatgaaaaaataacaaatttgGAAATTCATATGGTAGTGTCATTCACATAGAAAGACATCATCGGTTTATCACGAGAATGCAACAAAGCAGTAAGCAATCCAATCTTAGCTCGACTTGCCGCTGCTGGTGGTTCGGTGTCTGGTGATCTCGACACCCAAGTAGTCCAGAGGGCCGGGGACTGCGACATGGGGCTTTCCGACCTTCACCCGAATGGCGGATATCTGAGGGAACTTGGACAGAGTGGTAGAGGAGATGAGCTCCGCCACTGACTCGAGCAGATTGTGGGGAGGCCCTTCCAAGACTTGTTTCGCTATTCTGCCATTTTTACCCACTTCCAACCATTACTCGTTGGGCAAGAACCCAAACACACCCAACAATGTCTACTATGAGAAAAACAAGAGCTCACCGGTAGATGTCTGTGTAGCTGACGGTGTCGGACAAGGAGTCTGACTTCCCGGCAGGAAGAAGATCCATCCAAGCGTCGATGTCCACCAAGAACTTCTGCCCCAGcttcctctcctcttccttgGCGCCATGGAACCCGTGGAACATCAGACCCCTCAGTACCAACTTGTCGCCCCTCGGCCGTGGCCCGCCGTCATCTTCCATTCTTTTCCGATGAGAATAAAGTGGGTCAATTCAGCTGGGCGACGGCGAAGCGATTGCCGGATGCGGAAGAGTTTGCGCTTCGAGTCTGCAGAGCTGAGCTGGGAGAGAGGCAGGTCCGACAGGAAAGCGAGAGAGCCGATAGTCTCAGTAGCTGCTGCGATGGGCCGAACTCAAGCCCATTCTATATGGGCCCATCCGTACAGTACATGGCCCATCATATGGGCTGAATATCAAACTCAAACAAGACTATACACGTAGTGAGCGGGGAGatggattttatttttttttttttatttttttgggttcagTTTGGGTCGGACCGAAAGCGATGGAACGCGGATGATCGAAGTATCTATCAGAGTCTCGAGAGCTTACCTCAAGAAATACAAGAGTGCGTGCGGTTATGTGATGCTTTCTATGAGTCAGGGACCAACCGATTCGGTGATCGATGAGTGATGGCTCAGTTACTTTTGGATTCGAACATTAAACATTGATGCAGAACTAGAATCTTCCCATACTTCTTCCTCTCTTCATCACCATTAATGCTTTGTATGATCCTGTTTGATTTTTCGAGTCGAAACATTAGCTGAACTTCTGAGTCTACAATGCTTAATAATCTTCGGAATGCTCGAAATCATGAAAAAAGAACAATTTGGGAAGTTCATATGGTAGTGCCATTCACATAGAAAGACATCATCAGTTTATCACGAGAATGCAACAGTGCAGTAAGCAATCCAATCTTAGCTCCACGTTGTCTGACATGCACACATAAAAGAAAACAGCACGCATAAAGACAACAGCAAATATTGTGAAAGctttacataattttttttacacgATAGATGATCAggtcaagaaagagagagctgCTTCAATTTCAAACTTCCAACTTTCTCTCTCGTTTGGGACAAAATTTTACTCTGACATCtcaaatttctcatttttgtaataattatcaGCAATTTGCATTTCATATGCCAATGAATCTCACGATTTTAATCCAATATGTAATATGATGACTGAATATCTATCCAAGAACAACAGTAAATCACATATGATTGGGAGAAAAAAGACGCTTTTTCATGAATCTGATACTTTTAATCAGAGATCCATTACCCAAGCTTGTAGaatacaccaaaaaaaaaaaaaaagagcaaagggaaaaggaaatgaaTGACCAAATAAATCAACCCTGATGGAGAATGGACCTGAA from Punica granatum isolate Tunisia-2019 chromosome 2, ASM765513v2, whole genome shotgun sequence includes the following:
- the LOC116195405 gene encoding dihydroneopterin aldolase 1-like isoform X3, producing the protein MEDDGGPRPRGDKLVLRGLMFHGFHGAKEEERKLGQKFLVDIDAWMDLLPAGKSDSLSDTVSYTDIYRIAKQVLEGPPHNLLESVAELISSTTLSKFPQISAIRVKVGKPHVAVPGPLDYLGVEITRHRTTSSGKSS